The Pygocentrus nattereri isolate fPygNat1 chromosome 4, fPygNat1.pri, whole genome shotgun sequence genome includes a window with the following:
- the irf4l gene encoding interferon regulatory factor 4 isoform X2, whose protein sequence is MSGLSGNGKLRQWLIEQVDGGKYPGLVWEDSDKTVFRIPWKHAGKQDYNRDEDAALFKAWALFKGKYREGIDKPDPPTWKTRLRCALNKSNDFEELVERSQLDTSDPYKVYRVIPEGTKRGSKSYETSTLTSPHSYPAYPPYTPLQSQVCNFMSPAERGWRDILPEQTHVSDIHSPYNQNSFAPHWDNDPRLQVCVYSGDSLVRDVTVFSVEGCRLAPYEENQAYGGPTGPELVPLPQCEGSELERGVLIWMAPEGLCARRLCNARVYWEGAHAPYTDKPNKLERDHTSKLLDTQLFIAELQACYLQARPLPRFQVLLFFEECHNTQRRPITVQVEPLFARQLLLLCQQSSTNHMRAHELAPLFWDQLPPQQLEYPSNSPHQPHGNTVLDWPLSTQSVEQGTLKRESDLTEYRSRLVS, encoded by the exons ATGTCAGGGCTGAGCGGGAACGGTAAGCTGCGGCAGTGGCTGATCGAGCAGGTGGACGGGGGGAAATATCCGGGGCTGGTGTGGGAAGACAGCGACAAGACCGTGTTCCGCATCCCGTGGAAGCACGCGGGCAAGCAGGACTACAATAGGGACGAGGATGCTGCGCTCTTTAAG GCCTGGGCGCTATTTAAGGGAAAATACCGCGAGGGCATCGACAAGCCTGACCCCCCCACATGGAAAACGCGCCTGCGCTGCGCGCTCAACAAGAGCAACGACTTCGAGGAGCTCGTGGAGAGAAGCCAGCTGGACACATCCGACCCGTACAAAGTTTATCGGGTGATTCCAGAGGGCACTAAGAGAG GGTCAAAGTCCTATGAGACTTCCACTCTCACAAGCCCTCACAGCTACCCAGCGTACCCACCATACACCCCTCTGCAAAGTCAG GTGTGTAACTTCATGTCTCCAGCGGAGAGAGGCTGGAGAGACATCCTGCCAGAGCAGACTCACGTTTCGGACATTCATTCTCCCTACAACCAAAACTCGTTTGCTCCACACTGGGACAATG ACCCCAGGCTACAGGTATGTGTGTACAGTGGAGATTCTCTGGTGAGAGATGTGACTGTATTCAGTGTGGAGGGCTGCAGACTGGCTCCCTATGAGGAAAACCAGGCCTACGGAGGCCCAACAGGACCAGAACTGGTGCCGCTTCCACAGTGTGAGGGCAGTGAGCTGGAGCGTGGTGTTTTGATCTGGATGGCTCCAGAAGGCCTGTGTGCCCGTCGTCTTTGCAATGCTAGGGTCTACTGGGAGGGGGCACATGCCCCCTACACTGACAAGCCCAACAAACTGGAGAGGGACCACACCAGCAAGCTTCTAGACACTCAGCTGTTCATTGCAG aGCTACAGGCCTGTTATTTGCAGGCACGTCCTTTGCCCCGATTCCAGGTGCTGTTGTTTTTTGAGGAGTGCCACAACACCCAGAGGAGGCCCATAACCGTGCAG GTGGAGCCATTATTTGCTCGCCAGCTGCTCCTCCTCTGCCAGCAAAGCAGCACAAATCACATGAGGGCTCATGAGCTTGCACCACTGTTCTGGGACCAGCTGCCTCCCCAGCAGCTGGAATACCCCTCCAACAGCCCCCATCAGCCCCATGGCAACACTGTGCTGGACTGGCCTCTCTCCACCCAGTCTGTAGAGCAGGGTACACTCAAGAGGGAGAGTGATCTGACTGAATACAGGAGCAGACTTGTTTCATAG
- the irf4l gene encoding interferon regulatory factor 4 isoform X1 codes for MSGLSGNGKLRQWLIEQVDGGKYPGLVWEDSDKTVFRIPWKHAGKQDYNRDEDAALFKAWALFKGKYREGIDKPDPPTWKTRLRCALNKSNDFEELVERSQLDTSDPYKVYRVIPEGTKRGSKSYETSTLTSPHSYPAYPPYTPLQSQVCNFMSPAERGWRDILPEQTHVSDIHSPYNQNSFAPHWDNGYQISGSFYSCSAFDPPPLPINFDPNLRSAEALAFSDPRLQVCVYSGDSLVRDVTVFSVEGCRLAPYEENQAYGGPTGPELVPLPQCEGSELERGVLIWMAPEGLCARRLCNARVYWEGAHAPYTDKPNKLERDHTSKLLDTQLFIAELQACYLQARPLPRFQVLLFFEECHNTQRRPITVQVEPLFARQLLLLCQQSSTNHMRAHELAPLFWDQLPPQQLEYPSNSPHQPHGNTVLDWPLSTQSVEQGTLKRESDLTEYRSRLVS; via the exons ATGTCAGGGCTGAGCGGGAACGGTAAGCTGCGGCAGTGGCTGATCGAGCAGGTGGACGGGGGGAAATATCCGGGGCTGGTGTGGGAAGACAGCGACAAGACCGTGTTCCGCATCCCGTGGAAGCACGCGGGCAAGCAGGACTACAATAGGGACGAGGATGCTGCGCTCTTTAAG GCCTGGGCGCTATTTAAGGGAAAATACCGCGAGGGCATCGACAAGCCTGACCCCCCCACATGGAAAACGCGCCTGCGCTGCGCGCTCAACAAGAGCAACGACTTCGAGGAGCTCGTGGAGAGAAGCCAGCTGGACACATCCGACCCGTACAAAGTTTATCGGGTGATTCCAGAGGGCACTAAGAGAG GGTCAAAGTCCTATGAGACTTCCACTCTCACAAGCCCTCACAGCTACCCAGCGTACCCACCATACACCCCTCTGCAAAGTCAG GTGTGTAACTTCATGTCTCCAGCGGAGAGAGGCTGGAGAGACATCCTGCCAGAGCAGACTCACGTTTCGGACATTCATTCTCCCTACAACCAAAACTCGTTTGCTCCACACTGGGACAATG GTTACCAAATCAGTGGCTCCTTTTATAGCTGCAGTGCCTTTGACCCTCCTCCACTCCCCATTAACTTCGACCCAAACTTACGATCAGCAGAGGCTCTGGCTTTCTCAG ACCCCAGGCTACAGGTATGTGTGTACAGTGGAGATTCTCTGGTGAGAGATGTGACTGTATTCAGTGTGGAGGGCTGCAGACTGGCTCCCTATGAGGAAAACCAGGCCTACGGAGGCCCAACAGGACCAGAACTGGTGCCGCTTCCACAGTGTGAGGGCAGTGAGCTGGAGCGTGGTGTTTTGATCTGGATGGCTCCAGAAGGCCTGTGTGCCCGTCGTCTTTGCAATGCTAGGGTCTACTGGGAGGGGGCACATGCCCCCTACACTGACAAGCCCAACAAACTGGAGAGGGACCACACCAGCAAGCTTCTAGACACTCAGCTGTTCATTGCAG aGCTACAGGCCTGTTATTTGCAGGCACGTCCTTTGCCCCGATTCCAGGTGCTGTTGTTTTTTGAGGAGTGCCACAACACCCAGAGGAGGCCCATAACCGTGCAG GTGGAGCCATTATTTGCTCGCCAGCTGCTCCTCCTCTGCCAGCAAAGCAGCACAAATCACATGAGGGCTCATGAGCTTGCACCACTGTTCTGGGACCAGCTGCCTCCCCAGCAGCTGGAATACCCCTCCAACAGCCCCCATCAGCCCCATGGCAACACTGTGCTGGACTGGCCTCTCTCCACCCAGTCTGTAGAGCAGGGTACACTCAAGAGGGAGAGTGATCTGACTGAATACAGGAGCAGACTTGTTTCATAG